The Hymenobacter sp. GOD-10R genome includes a window with the following:
- a CDS encoding sugar porter family MFS transporter produces MASFSSVPATPAVAFHSAYIVGIAFIAALGGYLFGFDFAVISGALPFLRQQFALTAWWEGFLTGSLALGCMVGCLVAGQLADRYGRRPGLLLAAGIFAVSSLAMALAPSLTLFVVARFAAGIGVGMASMLSPLYIAEVSPAAVRGRNVAINQLTIVVGILVTNLVNYFLADQGPDAWRWMFGLGAVPAVLFLLGVLWLPESPRWLAQAGQVARAEAVLHKIGNPAFVETTLAGLDTRANSDEPRARFGDVLGADVRPAVVVGVALAVFQQFCGINVVFNYTSTIFAAVGADLNRQLLETIGIGVVNLGFTLVAMFLVDRLGRRPLLLFGSLGLTISYLALAFLLQTHAAPGLVSVVVLAAIGTYGLSLAPVTWVVISEIFPTRIRGVASSVATVALWGAYFILVFTFPILAQAIGTYGPFYLYAGICLLGFFFVRAKVKETKGQTLEQLEGTFARH; encoded by the coding sequence ATGGCTTCCTTCTCATCCGTGCCTGCTACCCCAGCAGTGGCATTTCACTCGGCTTATATCGTTGGTATTGCGTTCATCGCAGCCCTAGGCGGCTATCTGTTCGGCTTCGACTTTGCAGTAATCTCTGGGGCGCTGCCCTTTCTGCGCCAGCAATTTGCGCTTACGGCCTGGTGGGAGGGTTTTCTAACTGGCTCGCTGGCGCTAGGCTGCATGGTTGGATGTCTAGTGGCCGGGCAGCTGGCCGACCGCTATGGTCGGCGGCCCGGCCTGCTGTTAGCGGCGGGTATCTTCGCGGTATCGTCGCTGGCGATGGCTCTGGCGCCGAGTTTGACGCTGTTTGTAGTGGCACGCTTTGCCGCCGGAATAGGGGTCGGGATGGCATCTATGTTGAGCCCGCTCTACATCGCCGAAGTATCGCCGGCCGCCGTGCGGGGCCGCAACGTGGCGATTAATCAGCTCACCATTGTGGTGGGCATTTTGGTGACAAACCTGGTGAATTACTTCCTGGCGGATCAAGGCCCAGACGCTTGGCGCTGGATGTTTGGGCTGGGCGCGGTGCCGGCCGTACTGTTTCTGCTGGGAGTGCTGTGGCTGCCCGAAAGTCCACGCTGGCTGGCCCAGGCGGGGCAAGTGGCACGTGCCGAAGCCGTGCTGCACAAAATCGGCAATCCGGCGTTTGTCGAAACCACGTTGGCTGGGTTGGACACGCGAGCAAATAGTGACGAACCTAGGGCTCGGTTTGGGGATGTGCTGGGCGCCGATGTGCGACCAGCTGTAGTGGTGGGGGTAGCGCTAGCCGTGTTCCAGCAGTTTTGTGGTATAAACGTGGTGTTTAACTACACCTCTACCATCTTCGCGGCAGTAGGCGCTGACCTAAACCGTCAACTGCTCGAAACCATCGGGATTGGGGTTGTCAACCTAGGTTTTACACTAGTAGCCATGTTCTTGGTGGATAGGCTAGGGCGGCGGCCGCTGCTGCTGTTTGGCTCGCTAGGACTGACGATAAGCTATTTGGCACTGGCCTTCTTGCTCCAGACCCACGCTGCGCCAGGGCTAGTGTCGGTGGTAGTGCTGGCGGCCATTGGTACCTATGGGCTGTCCTTGGCCCCAGTAACCTGGGTTGTGATTTCTGAGATTTTTCCGACCCGCATCCGGGGCGTAGCCTCGTCGGTAGCCACGGTGGCGCTGTGGGGTGCCTACTTCATCTTGGTGTTCACGTTTCCGATTCTGGCTCAAGCTATTGGCACCTACGGGCCCTTTTATCTCTACGCGGGTATTTGCCTGCTCGGCTTCTTCTTCGTGCGGGCCAAAGTGAAGGAAACTAAGGGGCAAACCCTGGAGCAGCTAGAGGGCACCTTCGCCCGGCACTAA
- a CDS encoding DUF5107 domain-containing protein, with product MQSSTVSVWQETVTIPTYGVGEPDKNPMFFEKRVYQGSSGAVYPHPVIDKIYDEKQDRDYVGLFLENKYLKILILPELGGRVQMAYDKLKQRHFVYYNQVIKPALVGLTGPWISGGIEFNWPQHHRPSTFEPVDFRLEQHADGSATVWVNEVERMFRTKGLTGFTLHPDRAYLEIKAQLYNRTSLPQTFLWWANPAVHVNDDYQSVFPPDVNAVFDHGKRDVSTFPIATGTYYKVDYAPGTDISRYKNIPVPTSYMAVNSDYDFVGGYEHDTQAGLLHVADHHVSPGKKQWTWGHGDFGRAWDRNLTDEDGPYIELMTGMFTDNQPDFSWLMPYEEKSFTQYFLPYQTLGVVKNATKDVLVNVEATGPDAAQVLVYVTSAQPNCRVQLLVAGQPVLDETRDLAPEQSFAQQVALPPSTTEQQWLVLIHDAQGRELLRYAPAANKQNEVPQPAKPALEPQAVASTEQLFLTGQHLEQYRHATYSPVPYYEEALRRDPQDARNNNALGAWYLRRGQFAKSEPYFRQAIATLTQRNPNPYDGEPYYNLGLSLKHQNRPDEAYTAFFKATWNSAWQDSAYFAVAQLDVAREHYQLALEHVGWALDRNARNSKAYVVQAAAQRLLGQPAAALVTCAEALRRDGFNLGALLEQALAHRAAGRAAEADASLAQLQTLARNEAHNYLEYALDYGAMGRYPEATELLTLALRAAAPDPLVAYHLAYFSQQVGDEDEARAYAQQGATIPLATHFPNRLEDIAALQLATTLNPADAYAPYLLGNLWYDKRQYDEAIAAWEVAAARNPTFPTALRNLGIAYFNKRQEPEKALAYLEKAFALATNDARVLMELAQLYRRLNYAPAAQLALLEAHLPAVEFRDDLYLERVALYNQLDQPARAYELLMARRFHPWEGGEGKVSGEYVRSLLALAKADLHAGEPATAVVRLSQALAPSYPHNLGEGKLPGAPENELHYWLGCAYEALGQLEAARGAWQQATTGSSTPTAALFYNDPQPDQIFYQGLAWRQLGSPEREQAIFNNLLHYGQAHLNDEVKLDYFAVSLPDLLIFEDDLSRRNALHCRYLIGLGYLGLGQLTEAEAALTAVLQQDSRHAGAHTHLQLLRPSNAPSLPA from the coding sequence ATGCAATCTTCGACGGTATCCGTGTGGCAGGAAACGGTGACTATCCCCACCTACGGGGTGGGCGAGCCCGACAAAAACCCCATGTTCTTCGAGAAGCGGGTGTACCAGGGCAGCAGCGGCGCGGTGTATCCGCACCCGGTCATCGACAAGATCTATGACGAGAAGCAAGACCGTGACTACGTGGGCTTGTTTCTGGAAAATAAGTATTTGAAAATCTTGATTCTACCCGAGCTAGGTGGCCGTGTGCAGATGGCCTACGATAAGCTCAAGCAGCGCCATTTTGTCTATTACAATCAAGTAATTAAACCGGCGCTAGTTGGACTAACAGGTCCTTGGATTTCGGGAGGGATTGAGTTCAACTGGCCTCAGCACCACCGCCCCAGCACGTTTGAGCCGGTGGATTTTCGGCTGGAACAACACGCCGACGGCAGCGCCACGGTCTGGGTAAACGAAGTGGAGCGCATGTTTCGCACCAAGGGCCTGACTGGCTTCACGCTGCACCCCGACCGTGCTTACCTGGAAATTAAGGCTCAGCTCTACAATCGTACCTCGCTGCCTCAAACGTTTTTGTGGTGGGCCAACCCGGCCGTGCACGTCAACGACGACTACCAGTCGGTGTTTCCGCCCGATGTGAACGCCGTATTCGACCACGGCAAGCGCGACGTGTCGACGTTCCCCATTGCCACGGGTACCTACTACAAGGTCGATTATGCGCCCGGTACCGACATCTCGCGCTACAAGAATATTCCGGTGCCTACGTCTTACATGGCCGTCAACTCCGACTACGACTTTGTGGGCGGCTACGAGCACGACACGCAGGCCGGACTGCTGCACGTGGCCGACCACCACGTGTCGCCGGGCAAGAAGCAGTGGACTTGGGGCCATGGCGATTTTGGCCGGGCCTGGGACCGTAACCTAACCGACGAGGATGGCCCCTACATCGAGTTAATGACGGGCATGTTCACGGATAATCAGCCAGATTTCAGCTGGCTAATGCCCTACGAGGAGAAGTCGTTTACGCAGTATTTCTTGCCCTACCAAACCTTGGGCGTGGTCAAAAATGCTACCAAGGATGTGCTGGTGAACGTGGAAGCGACCGGTCCTGATGCGGCTCAAGTGTTGGTGTATGTGACTTCCGCCCAGCCCAACTGCCGGGTGCAGCTGCTGGTAGCTGGTCAGCCGGTGCTAGATGAAACCCGCGACCTAGCTCCCGAACAAAGCTTTGCGCAGCAGGTGGCCCTACCTCCCAGCACAACCGAGCAGCAGTGGCTAGTGCTTATCCACGATGCTCAAGGGCGAGAACTGCTGCGCTACGCACCTGCCGCCAACAAGCAAAATGAGGTGCCCCAGCCCGCCAAACCAGCCCTGGAGCCGCAGGCGGTTGCCAGCACCGAGCAGCTATTCTTGACTGGCCAGCACCTGGAGCAGTACCGGCACGCCACGTACAGCCCCGTGCCCTATTATGAAGAAGCGCTCCGCCGTGACCCACAGGATGCGCGCAACAACAATGCGCTGGGAGCTTGGTATTTGCGTCGGGGGCAATTTGCCAAGAGTGAGCCTTATTTCCGGCAGGCCATTGCTACCCTCACGCAGCGTAACCCTAATCCTTACGACGGCGAGCCTTACTACAACCTAGGGCTTAGCCTGAAGCACCAAAATCGACCTGACGAAGCGTACACTGCTTTCTTTAAGGCGACATGGAACAGCGCCTGGCAAGACAGCGCCTACTTCGCGGTAGCCCAACTGGACGTTGCGCGAGAACATTATCAGCTAGCTCTAGAGCACGTCGGCTGGGCGCTGGACCGCAACGCCCGCAACAGCAAAGCGTACGTGGTGCAAGCCGCGGCCCAACGCCTGTTAGGCCAGCCTGCCGCGGCCTTGGTCACCTGCGCCGAAGCCCTGCGCCGCGACGGCTTCAACTTAGGCGCTCTGCTAGAGCAAGCGCTGGCGCACCGCGCAGCTGGCCGTGCCGCCGAAGCCGATGCTAGCCTCGCCCAACTGCAAACGCTGGCGCGCAACGAAGCGCACAACTACCTCGAATACGCCCTCGACTACGGCGCTATGGGCCGCTACCCCGAAGCCACTGAGCTCCTGACACTGGCCTTGCGCGCCGCTGCTCCCGATCCGCTGGTGGCGTACCACCTAGCCTATTTCAGCCAGCAAGTGGGGGACGAAGACGAGGCACGGGCGTACGCCCAACAAGGCGCGACTATCCCATTGGCCACACATTTTCCCAACCGGCTGGAAGATATTGCCGCCCTACAGCTCGCGACGACTCTTAACCCCGCCGATGCCTACGCGCCGTATCTGCTCGGCAACCTCTGGTACGATAAGCGCCAGTACGACGAGGCAATAGCCGCCTGGGAGGTGGCCGCCGCCCGCAACCCTACGTTTCCGACCGCCCTGCGCAACCTAGGTATCGCCTACTTCAACAAGCGCCAAGAGCCCGAAAAAGCGCTGGCGTACTTGGAAAAAGCCTTTGCCCTGGCTACCAATGATGCCCGCGTGCTCATGGAGCTAGCCCAGCTATATCGTCGGCTTAACTACGCACCCGCCGCTCAGTTGGCTTTGCTAGAAGCGCATCTGCCGGCGGTGGAGTTTCGCGACGACTTGTACCTGGAGCGAGTAGCCTTGTACAATCAGCTCGATCAGCCCGCCCGAGCGTATGAGCTGCTGATGGCTAGGCGCTTTCACCCATGGGAGGGTGGCGAGGGCAAGGTGTCGGGCGAATATGTACGTAGTCTACTCGCCCTAGCGAAGGCCGACCTGCATGCCGGGGAGCCGGCCACGGCCGTCGTCCGCCTCAGCCAGGCGCTGGCGCCCAGCTACCCTCACAACTTAGGTGAGGGCAAGCTACCCGGTGCGCCCGAAAATGAGCTGCACTATTGGCTTGGCTGCGCCTACGAGGCCCTAGGACAGCTCGAAGCTGCGCGCGGCGCTTGGCAGCAGGCCACCACTGGCAGCAGTACCCCCACGGCCGCGCTGTTCTACAACGACCCGCAACCCGACCAGATATTCTACCAGGGCTTAGCCTGGAGGCAGCTAGGCTCGCCCGAGCGAGAACAAGCCATTTTTAACAACCTGCTGCATTACGGTCAAGCGCACCTCAACGACGAAGTGAAGCTCGATTACTTTGCCGTGTCTCTGCCTGATTTATTGATATTTGAAGATGATCTAAGTCGGCGCAACGCCCTGCACTGTCGCTACCTTATCGGGTTAGGTTACCTAGGGCTAGGCCAACTAACGGAAGCCGAAGCTGCCTTGACAGCCGTGTTGCAGCAGGACAGCCGCCATGCTGGCGCCCATACTCACTTGCAGCTGCTGCGTCCATCAAATGCCCCTTCGCTGCCTGCTTAG
- a CDS encoding sugar-binding domain-containing protein, with protein sequence MTRPSYPSVSFVRAGKNLILLLVWLVTVGVARAQRTGSLGSQQDRLDLAGEWRFAVDSLDQGTSQRWFARDLADKITLPGSMTTNGKGNNISLKTPWTGQIVDSSWFFKPEYAAYRQPGNIKVPFWLQPVKYYKGAAWYQKTIDIPAAWAGRPIELYLERAHWETTVWFDDQPLGTQNSLGTAHVITLGRTATPGRHRLTVRVDNRVKDFNVGQNSHSISDHTQSNWNGLVGQLYLTARPRVYVADAQLFPNIQRQQVVVRLRLRNTTNTSATATLSLQATLLAPNAKGLPALTKKVRLNPDTTALELTYPMGTQPQLWSEFTPNVYQLTVGLDAGKGQQETQQVRFGMREFGAKGTQFTINGLPTFLRGTLECAIFPKTGYPPTDVAAWQRIFTICKAYGLNHIRFHSWCPPEAAFTAADQAGMYLQIECSSWANQGATVGDGAPLDAYLYAESRRMVRAYGNHPSFCMLTYGNEPAGKQHIPYLTKFVNYWQATDTRRLYTSASGWPVIAESNYNVSPDPRIQAWGQGLKSIINGQPPRTDYDWRTTITKWQHPTVSHEIGQWCVYPDFKEIAKYDGVLQAKNFEIFRDRLAASHLSALADSFLLASGKLQVLCYKADIEAALRTPGFSGFQLLDLHDFPGQGTALVGVLSPFWEEKGYVTGPEYQRFCNATVPLVRFPKMVYLNSETLVVPVEIAHFGPAPLPHVTPTWVIEDAQGQRLFSGTLPARDIAVGNGQVLGEVRQALGSLVQPRQLRLRVAVGTFENSWDFFVYPSVLPSVSKQILVTQRLDKQALDKLKKGGSVLLTAPKGTIRPEAGANIALGFSSIFWNTAWTGGQAPVTLGILCNPRHPALRDFPTAYHSNWQWWDAVSHASAIRLDSVATDLQPIVRVIDDWVTAQSLGLVFECKVGQGKLLFSSIDLLSDAATRPEARQLLSSLEQYMASPRFQPATPVAPQRIAGLLK encoded by the coding sequence ATGACACGTCCTTCCTATCCTTCTGTTTCTTTCGTCCGAGCTGGCAAAAACTTGATTCTGTTGCTAGTGTGGCTGGTGACGGTAGGAGTGGCCCGTGCCCAGAGAACGGGTAGCCTAGGTTCTCAACAGGACCGGCTCGACTTAGCAGGCGAGTGGCGGTTTGCGGTCGATTCGCTCGACCAAGGAACGAGTCAGCGCTGGTTTGCGCGGGATCTGGCAGATAAGATTACGCTGCCTGGCTCTATGACGACCAATGGCAAAGGCAACAACATCAGCTTGAAAACACCCTGGACCGGTCAGATTGTGGATTCGTCCTGGTTCTTTAAGCCAGAGTACGCAGCGTACCGACAGCCGGGCAATATTAAGGTACCCTTCTGGTTGCAGCCTGTGAAGTACTACAAGGGGGCGGCTTGGTACCAGAAAACCATCGACATTCCCGCTGCCTGGGCGGGCCGTCCTATCGAGCTGTATCTGGAGCGGGCGCACTGGGAAACCACCGTATGGTTTGATGATCAGCCTCTAGGCACCCAGAATAGCCTAGGTACTGCCCACGTGATAACCTTAGGTCGTACGGCTACGCCCGGCCGGCACCGACTCACCGTCCGGGTCGATAACCGGGTGAAGGACTTCAACGTGGGCCAGAATTCGCACAGCATTTCCGACCATACCCAGAGCAACTGGAATGGCCTAGTAGGGCAGCTGTACCTAACCGCTCGCCCGCGAGTGTACGTGGCTGACGCGCAGCTCTTTCCCAATATTCAGCGACAGCAGGTAGTCGTGCGCTTACGGCTTCGCAACACCACCAACACATCCGCTACAGCCACCCTCAGCCTACAAGCCACGTTGCTTGCGCCAAACGCCAAAGGGCTACCCGCTCTCACCAAAAAAGTACGCCTTAACCCGGATACCACGGCGCTGGAGCTAACGTACCCAATGGGTACCCAGCCGCAGCTATGGAGTGAGTTTACCCCAAACGTGTACCAGCTCACCGTAGGCCTCGACGCGGGCAAGGGCCAACAGGAAACGCAGCAGGTGCGCTTCGGCATGCGCGAATTCGGAGCGAAGGGAACCCAGTTCACCATCAATGGCTTGCCAACTTTCTTGCGGGGCACGCTGGAGTGCGCCATCTTCCCGAAGACCGGCTACCCGCCGACCGACGTAGCCGCTTGGCAACGCATCTTCACCATTTGTAAAGCGTATGGCCTCAACCACATACGCTTCCACTCCTGGTGCCCTCCTGAAGCGGCTTTCACGGCTGCCGACCAAGCGGGGATGTATTTGCAAATCGAATGCTCGTCGTGGGCCAATCAGGGAGCTACCGTGGGTGACGGTGCCCCGCTCGATGCCTACCTCTACGCCGAGAGCCGGCGCATGGTGCGCGCCTACGGCAACCATCCGTCCTTCTGCATGCTGACGTATGGCAACGAGCCGGCCGGCAAGCAGCACATTCCCTACCTCACCAAGTTTGTTAACTATTGGCAGGCCACCGATACGCGCCGCCTCTACACGTCCGCTTCGGGCTGGCCGGTCATTGCCGAAAGCAACTACAATGTCTCGCCTGATCCGCGCATTCAAGCCTGGGGCCAAGGCCTAAAAAGTATCATTAATGGTCAACCGCCCCGCACCGATTACGACTGGCGTACTACTATTACCAAGTGGCAGCATCCCACCGTGAGCCACGAAATTGGTCAGTGGTGCGTGTATCCCGATTTCAAGGAAATTGCCAAGTACGACGGGGTGTTGCAGGCTAAGAATTTCGAGATTTTCCGCGACCGGCTAGCTGCTAGCCACCTTTCTGCCTTAGCTGATAGCTTCCTGCTAGCCTCGGGCAAGCTGCAAGTTCTATGCTACAAGGCTGATATCGAAGCAGCGTTGCGTACGCCCGGCTTTAGCGGCTTTCAACTGCTCGACCTGCACGACTTCCCTGGGCAGGGCACGGCGCTAGTAGGGGTGTTAAGTCCTTTTTGGGAAGAAAAAGGTTACGTGACCGGCCCCGAATACCAACGCTTTTGCAACGCCACCGTACCGCTAGTGCGGTTTCCGAAGATGGTGTACCTCAACTCCGAAACGCTGGTCGTGCCCGTTGAAATTGCTCACTTTGGCCCCGCGCCCCTGCCGCACGTTACCCCCACCTGGGTTATCGAAGATGCTCAAGGCCAGCGGTTGTTCAGCGGCACGTTGCCAGCCCGCGACATTGCCGTGGGCAATGGACAAGTGTTAGGCGAAGTTCGGCAGGCGCTCGGCAGCCTTGTGCAGCCTCGTCAGCTGCGGCTCCGCGTGGCGGTAGGCACCTTCGAGAACTCCTGGGATTTCTTCGTGTACCCTAGCGTTTTACCCTCGGTCAGCAAGCAAATACTGGTAACGCAGCGGCTGGATAAGCAAGCATTGGATAAGCTCAAGAAGGGGGGGAGTGTGTTGCTCACGGCACCTAAAGGCACTATTCGACCCGAGGCGGGGGCTAACATTGCGCTGGGTTTTTCCAGCATCTTCTGGAACACCGCTTGGACTGGCGGACAGGCGCCCGTTACGCTCGGCATCCTCTGCAACCCCCGGCACCCTGCACTACGGGATTTTCCCACCGCCTACCACAGCAATTGGCAGTGGTGGGACGCCGTGAGCCACGCTAGCGCTATCCGGCTCGATTCGGTGGCTACGGATTTGCAACCCATTGTGCGCGTCATCGATGACTGGGTTACGGCGCAGTCTCTGGGACTAGTTTTCGAGTGCAAGGTGGGCCAAGGCAAGCTGCTATTCTCATCCATCGACCTGCTCAGCGACGCGGCCACTCGCCCCGAGGCTCGGCAGCTGCTTTCTAGTTTGGAGCAGTATATGGCCAGCCCTCGCTTTCAGCCGGCTACGCCGGTGGCGCCTCAGCGCATTGCTGGTTTGCTTAAGTAG
- a CDS encoding nuclear transport factor 2 family protein translates to MDTPHNLIRQAYAAFNARDIPRVLETLHPQVRWSRAWEGDYATGHAEVRDYWQRQWQELDPHVEPTRISERADGRLEVAVHQLVKDMQGQVVFEGPVKHLYTLQDGLLQQMDIEQV, encoded by the coding sequence ATGGACACTCCTCACAACCTCATCCGACAAGCATATGCAGCGTTCAATGCGCGCGACATTCCTAGGGTCCTCGAGACGCTTCATCCGCAAGTGCGTTGGTCGAGAGCCTGGGAGGGCGACTACGCCACGGGCCACGCCGAAGTGCGCGACTATTGGCAGCGGCAGTGGCAGGAACTAGATCCACACGTCGAGCCAACGCGCATCAGCGAGCGGGCCGATGGACGACTAGAAGTAGCAGTGCACCAACTAGTAAAGGATATGCAGGGGCAAGTAGTTTTTGAGGGCCCGGTAAAGCACCTCTACACCCTACAGGATGGGCTGCTACAACAAATGGATATCGAGCAGGTGTAG